In one Sphingomonas sp. AP4-R1 genomic region, the following are encoded:
- the infB gene encoding translation initiation factor IF-2, translating into MSDNDKPKLGMRAPLGVRRTVETGKVKQSFSHGRSNTVVVEVKKARTFRKPGDPAPVAEPEVQAAVEVAPEPVAVQAPQPQPVAAPVAPPPPPRPQAPIPAARPMTPLERREQQERLLREADEARMNALEEARRREERERIEAGEEEKRRAEEKARAAEEQAAAAEAAPAAPVAPAAEAPAQPAAAAPAEGAAPVAAAPEGQAAAPASAAPASTAPASTSTSTMPPPRRFTPVIAPKRPEPARPVTRGRPGDDRRQAGKLTVTKALDDDTSSGRARSLAALKRAREKEKRAHQAGGPQAKQVRDVVVPEAITVAELANRMAERTADLVKALFKMGTPVTSNQVIDQDTAELLVSEFGHNIRRVSDSDVDIQAETDVDSPDTLQPRPPVVTIMGHVDHGKTSLLDALRGTDVAAGEAGGITQHIGAYQVTQKDGSKITFLDTPGHEAFSEMRARGADVTDIVVLVVAGDDGLRPQTIESIAHIKAANKPMIVAINKMDKPGSNAQRVREALLQYDVQVEEMGGDTQDVEVSALAKTGLDQLIEKIQLQAELLELTANPDRDAEGVVIEATLDKGRGPVATVLVRRGTLKTGDVFVVGAESGKVRALIDDKGKQVKKAGPSVPVEILGLSGVPLSADPLSVVENEARAREVAAYRAGVIQQKRTTSAPASLESMFSALRQQQAQQFPLVVKADAQGSVEAIVSSLNKISTDLIQVRILNSGVGGITESDVSLAAASKAPIIGFNVRANSKARDNATRDGVALKYYDVIYDLLDDIRAAMAGQLGPEYFETVVGRAEVREVFSAGKHGKAAGLLVTEGFIKKDLRARLTRDDVIVYNGKIASLRRFKDDVAEVRAGLECGVTFEGSTDIKAGDFLETFEVEERARTL; encoded by the coding sequence TCAAGAAGGCACGGACTTTCCGCAAACCGGGCGATCCCGCTCCGGTGGCCGAGCCCGAGGTGCAGGCCGCCGTCGAGGTCGCGCCGGAGCCCGTGGCCGTGCAGGCGCCGCAGCCGCAGCCGGTGGCTGCGCCCGTCGCACCGCCGCCCCCGCCCCGCCCGCAGGCGCCGATCCCGGCCGCCCGTCCGATGACGCCGCTGGAGCGTCGCGAACAGCAGGAGCGCCTGCTGCGCGAGGCCGACGAGGCGCGCATGAACGCGCTGGAGGAAGCCCGTCGCCGCGAGGAGCGTGAGCGCATCGAGGCCGGCGAGGAAGAGAAGCGCCGCGCCGAGGAAAAGGCGCGCGCCGCCGAGGAGCAGGCCGCCGCAGCGGAGGCCGCTCCGGCCGCCCCCGTGGCACCCGCCGCGGAAGCTCCGGCACAGCCCGCCGCCGCAGCCCCTGCCGAGGGCGCAGCCCCCGTCGCGGCGGCTCCGGAAGGACAGGCAGCGGCACCGGCTTCGGCCGCCCCCGCATCCACCGCTCCGGCATCGACGTCCACGTCGACCATGCCGCCGCCGCGTCGCTTCACGCCCGTGATCGCGCCGAAGCGTCCGGAGCCTGCGCGCCCCGTCACGCGCGGCCGCCCCGGCGACGATCGTCGTCAGGCCGGCAAGCTCACCGTCACCAAGGCGCTGGACGATGATACGTCGTCGGGCCGCGCCCGCAGCCTCGCCGCGCTGAAGCGCGCCCGCGAGAAGGAAAAGCGCGCCCATCAGGCAGGCGGCCCGCAGGCCAAGCAGGTTCGCGACGTCGTCGTGCCGGAAGCGATCACGGTGGCCGAACTGGCCAATCGTATGGCCGAGCGGACCGCCGATCTGGTGAAGGCGCTGTTCAAGATGGGCACGCCGGTCACCTCCAATCAGGTGATCGATCAGGATACGGCCGAACTGCTCGTGTCCGAATTCGGCCACAACATCCGCCGCGTCTCGGATAGCGATGTCGACATTCAGGCGGAAACCGATGTCGATAGCCCGGATACGCTGCAGCCGCGTCCGCCGGTCGTCACGATCATGGGCCATGTCGATCACGGCAAGACCAGCCTGCTCGATGCGCTGCGCGGCACCGATGTCGCCGCCGGCGAAGCGGGCGGCATCACGCAGCATATCGGCGCCTATCAGGTGACGCAGAAGGACGGATCGAAGATCACCTTCCTCGATACGCCCGGCCACGAAGCCTTCAGCGAAATGCGCGCGCGCGGCGCTGACGTGACCGACATCGTCGTGCTCGTCGTCGCCGGCGACGACGGCCTGCGCCCGCAGACGATCGAGTCGATCGCGCACATCAAGGCGGCGAACAAGCCGATGATCGTCGCGATCAACAAGATGGACAAGCCGGGCAGCAACGCCCAGCGCGTCCGCGAGGCGCTGCTGCAATATGACGTGCAGGTCGAGGAAATGGGTGGCGACACCCAGGACGTCGAAGTGTCGGCGCTCGCCAAGACCGGCCTCGATCAGCTGATCGAGAAGATCCAGCTGCAGGCCGAGCTGCTCGAACTGACCGCCAACCCCGATCGCGACGCCGAAGGCGTGGTGATCGAGGCGACGCTGGACAAGGGTCGCGGCCCGGTCGCGACGGTGCTCGTCCGTCGCGGCACGCTCAAGACCGGCGACGTCTTCGTCGTCGGCGCGGAAAGCGGCAAGGTGCGCGCCCTGATCGACGACAAGGGCAAGCAGGTGAAGAAGGCCGGCCCGTCCGTGCCGGTCGAGATTCTCGGCCTGTCGGGCGTGCCGCTGTCGGCCGATCCGCTGTCGGTGGTCGAGAATGAGGCGCGCGCGCGCGAGGTCGCGGCCTATCGCGCGGGCGTCATCCAGCAGAAGCGCACGACGAGCGCGCCCGCCAGCCTGGAATCGATGTTCTCGGCGCTGCGCCAGCAGCAGGCCCAGCAGTTCCCGCTGGTCGTGAAGGCCGATGCGCAGGGTTCGGTCGAGGCGATCGTGAGCTCGCTCAACAAGATCTCGACCGATCTCATCCAGGTCCGCATCCTGAATTCGGGCGTCGGCGGCATCACCGAGAGCGACGTGTCGCTCGCGGCGGCGTCGAAGGCTCCGATCATCGGCTTCAACGTCCGCGCCAATTCCAAGGCGCGCGACAACGCCACGCGGGATGGGGTCGCGCTCAAATATTATGACGTGATCTACGATCTTCTGGACGATATCCGCGCCGCCATGGCCGGCCAGCTCGGTCCGGAATATTTCGAAACGGTCGTCGGCCGCGCCGAAGTCCGCGAAGTCTTCTCCGCCGGCAAGCACGGCAAGGCGGCGGGCCTGCTCGTCACCGAGGGCTTCATCAAGAAGGACCTGCGCGCGCGCCTCACCCGCGACGACGTCATCGTCTACAACGGCAAGATCGCCTCGCTGCGTCGCTTCAAAGACGACGTGGCCGAGGTTCGCGCCGGCCTGGAATGCGGCGTCACGTTCGAGGGCTCGACCGACATCAAGGCGGGCGACTTCCTCGAAACGTTCGAGGTCGAGGAACGCGCACGCACGCTGTAA